The proteins below are encoded in one region of Polynucleobacter sp. AP-Elch-400A-B2:
- a CDS encoding FAD-dependent monooxygenase, whose amino-acid sequence MSAENFDIVIQGGGPVGLACTAWCLQKFPEANIALLDRNPADDADLVNADSRGVALSHGSKLLLDTINAWPTECADIHRVHVSQSGRFGRALMTREELGQEALGHIIRYRDIHLTLRKALRDIQKNSPHFIWKHIDASADVENIQAKCVVHAEGGLFKTQDWVESGRDYEQSALVGLVEVENGSPFQAWERFTSEGPLAVLPSHYGPNILNLIWCGTPSSSQARLALSDADFLKSLQAEFGSRIGQFLKIQDRRLYELGLNYRKEITQANEVWIGNAAQTLHPVAGQGLNLGLRDAYLLAEKLSILFSKSEDQKTPLAIETTLQEYAQSRKLDRSATIGLTDFMARIFTSNLFPVVIGRGLALSALQWLPPIKTALARQMMFGRR is encoded by the coding sequence ATGTCAGCAGAGAACTTCGATATTGTGATTCAAGGCGGTGGGCCAGTAGGCTTAGCCTGTACAGCATGGTGCTTGCAAAAATTTCCTGAAGCCAATATCGCGCTACTGGATCGCAATCCTGCAGATGACGCTGATTTAGTTAATGCCGATAGCCGGGGAGTCGCCCTATCTCACGGTAGCAAGCTATTGTTAGACACCATCAATGCGTGGCCTACTGAATGCGCTGATATTCATCGGGTACATGTCTCGCAATCAGGTCGCTTTGGTCGTGCTCTGATGACCCGCGAAGAGCTTGGTCAAGAGGCTTTAGGCCACATTATTCGCTATCGCGATATTCACCTCACGCTGCGCAAAGCTTTAAGAGATATCCAAAAAAATAGCCCGCATTTTATTTGGAAGCACATCGATGCCAGCGCCGATGTTGAAAATATTCAAGCCAAATGTGTAGTGCATGCTGAAGGTGGTTTATTTAAAACCCAAGACTGGGTGGAATCTGGCAGAGACTACGAGCAATCTGCCTTAGTCGGATTAGTCGAGGTTGAAAATGGATCACCCTTCCAAGCGTGGGAGCGCTTCACCTCTGAAGGACCTCTGGCAGTTTTACCGAGCCACTACGGTCCCAATATTCTGAATCTGATTTGGTGTGGAACTCCAAGTTCATCACAGGCACGCCTAGCTTTAAGTGATGCTGATTTTCTAAAAAGCTTGCAAGCTGAGTTTGGCTCACGCATTGGACAATTTCTTAAAATCCAAGATCGCCGACTTTACGAACTAGGACTCAATTACCGCAAAGAAATTACTCAAGCTAATGAAGTTTGGATTGGTAATGCCGCCCAGACCTTACATCCCGTTGCGGGACAGGGTCTCAATCTTGGATTACGGGATGCTTATCTCTTGGCGGAAAAACTCAGCATCCTCTTCTCTAAGTCTGAGGATCAAAAAACACCTCTGGCCATTGAAACTACCCTGCAGGAATATGCCCAAAGCCGCAAACTCGATCGGTCTGCCACCATAGGCCTAACTGACTTTATGGCCAGAATCTTTACCTCCAATCTATTTCCTGTTGTGATTGGCCGTGGATTGGCTTTATCGGCCCTCCAGTGGCTCCCTCCCATCAAAACAGCCTTAGCCCGGCAGATGATGTTTGGTAGGCGCTAA
- the dusB gene encoding tRNA dihydrouridine synthase DusB, producing MKIGRHLLANKLFVAPMAGVTDRPFRQLCKKLGAGYAVSEMIASNALLWKSEKTQRRANHQGEFKPIAVQIAGADPQMMAAAAKLNVDHGAQIIDINMGCPAKKVCNVAAGSALLRDEPLVQQILEAVVQAVGVGPDAVPVTLKIRTGWDREHKNAIHIARLAEQSGISMLTVHGRTRADLYHGEAEYETITAVKNSVAIPVVANGDITTPEKAEFVLKETGADAIMIGRAAQGRPWIFREINHFLETGGKLPTPQINEIQEIMNVHLIDHYEFYGEYVGLRTARKHIGWYCKGLRDSHAFRQKMNTADDCKTQLQMVNDFFNEMKSHSDSLLFLEAA from the coding sequence ATGAAGATTGGCCGACACCTTCTCGCAAATAAATTGTTTGTTGCCCCGATGGCTGGGGTAACAGATCGTCCATTTCGTCAGCTTTGCAAAAAGCTCGGTGCTGGTTATGCCGTATCTGAAATGATCGCCTCCAACGCTTTGCTATGGAAGAGCGAAAAAACCCAACGTCGCGCTAACCACCAAGGTGAATTTAAGCCTATCGCAGTCCAAATTGCTGGGGCTGATCCGCAGATGATGGCTGCTGCAGCGAAGCTTAACGTTGATCATGGCGCCCAAATTATTGATATCAATATGGGTTGCCCAGCAAAAAAGGTATGCAATGTTGCGGCTGGTTCGGCGCTACTAAGAGATGAGCCTTTGGTGCAGCAAATTTTAGAGGCTGTAGTTCAGGCTGTTGGAGTAGGCCCCGATGCGGTACCTGTGACACTGAAGATTCGCACAGGCTGGGATCGTGAACATAAAAATGCGATTCATATTGCGCGCCTGGCTGAGCAATCAGGCATCTCCATGCTGACAGTTCACGGCCGCACGCGAGCTGATCTGTATCACGGCGAAGCTGAGTATGAAACCATTACCGCAGTGAAGAATAGCGTTGCCATTCCTGTGGTTGCCAATGGCGACATCACTACTCCAGAAAAAGCAGAATTCGTTTTAAAAGAAACTGGTGCTGATGCCATCATGATTGGCCGCGCTGCTCAGGGACGCCCTTGGATTTTTCGTGAGATTAATCACTTTCTGGAAACAGGCGGTAAGTTACCGACACCGCAGATTAATGAGATTCAAGAGATCATGAATGTCCATCTGATAGATCACTATGAGTTTTATGGTGAATACGTTGGCTTACGCACAGCGCGTAAGCATATCGGCTGGTACTGCAAGGGCTTGCGTGACTCCCATGCCTTCCGCCAAAAAATGAACACTGCCGACGATTGCAAAACCCAATTACAAATGGTGAATGATTTTTTCAATGAAATGAAATCCCATTCAGATAGTTTGTTATTTTTAGAAGCAGCCTAA
- a CDS encoding helix-turn-helix domain-containing protein — translation MTNKHPITECIETQLQAYLNDLKGTPPSDIYQMVLAVVEKPMLELVMQHAKQNQSLAAQYLGINRNTLHKKLVEHQLLK, via the coding sequence ATGACTAATAAGCACCCCATTACCGAATGCATTGAGACCCAACTCCAAGCTTATTTGAATGATCTCAAAGGAACACCTCCATCCGACATATACCAAATGGTTCTCGCAGTAGTTGAAAAGCCCATGCTGGAATTAGTAATGCAACACGCAAAGCAGAATCAATCTTTGGCGGCGCAATACCTGGGTATTAACCGCAATACGCTTCACAAAAAGTTAGTTGAGCATCAGCTCCTGAAATAA
- the purH gene encoding bifunctional phosphoribosylaminoimidazolecarboxamide formyltransferase/IMP cyclohydrolase, which produces MIRTALLSVSDKNGIVPFAKVLHEQGIKLISTGGTAKLLAENNLPVVEVSSLTKFPEMLDGRVKTLHPMVHGGLLARRDFPEHMAALKEHGIDTIDMLVINLYPFNETVAKADCSFEDAVENIDIGGPAMLRAAAKNHQDVTVLISPDDYAPVLEEMKANQNVVSYKTNLGLAKKVFAHTAQYDGAIANYLSALGDDLDHKKRSAYPETLHLAFEKVQEMRYGENPHQSAAFYKDIYPVDGALANYKQLQGKELSYNNIADADSAWECVKSFTGNAGGAAACVIIKHANPCGVAVAANALESYQKAFKTDPSSAFGGIIAFNVSCDGAAAEAISKQFVEVLIAPSFSAEAKAIFAAKQNVRLLEIPLGTAFNAFDFKRVGGGLLVQSPDAKNVLENEMCVVSKRLPTPSEMHDMMFAWRVAKFVKSNAIVYCANGMTLGIGAGQMSRVDSARMASIKAENAGLSLKGSAVASDAFFPFRDGLDVVVNGGASCAIQPGGSMRDDEIIAAADEHGIAMIFTGTRHFRH; this is translated from the coding sequence ATGATCCGCACAGCCTTACTCTCTGTTTCCGATAAAAATGGCATTGTGCCCTTTGCTAAAGTACTTCATGAGCAAGGCATCAAGCTGATCTCTACTGGTGGCACTGCAAAACTCCTAGCCGAAAATAATCTACCCGTAGTGGAAGTATCTTCTCTTACCAAGTTTCCAGAGATGCTCGATGGTCGCGTAAAGACCTTGCATCCAATGGTGCATGGCGGCTTATTGGCCCGCCGAGACTTCCCAGAGCATATGGCTGCCTTGAAAGAACATGGTATCGATACGATCGATATGCTCGTGATTAATCTTTATCCGTTTAATGAAACAGTTGCTAAAGCAGATTGTTCATTTGAAGATGCAGTTGAAAACATTGATATTGGTGGTCCAGCGATGTTGCGCGCTGCCGCTAAGAATCACCAAGATGTGACTGTATTGATTTCCCCAGATGATTACGCGCCTGTTCTCGAAGAGATGAAAGCCAATCAGAACGTAGTTTCTTATAAGACCAATTTGGGTTTAGCTAAAAAAGTATTTGCCCATACCGCCCAATATGACGGCGCGATTGCTAATTATTTATCTGCACTAGGTGATGACCTCGATCACAAGAAACGTTCCGCCTATCCAGAAACACTGCACCTTGCCTTTGAAAAAGTGCAAGAGATGCGTTATGGTGAGAACCCACACCAATCAGCAGCTTTCTATAAAGATATCTATCCAGTCGATGGCGCGCTTGCTAATTACAAGCAATTGCAAGGCAAGGAACTTTCTTATAACAATATCGCTGATGCTGACTCTGCCTGGGAATGCGTTAAGAGTTTTACTGGCAACGCTGGTGGGGCTGCAGCCTGCGTCATCATCAAGCACGCTAACCCTTGCGGTGTAGCGGTTGCTGCCAACGCCCTTGAGTCCTATCAAAAAGCTTTCAAAACAGATCCAAGTTCAGCCTTTGGTGGAATTATTGCTTTTAATGTGTCCTGTGATGGCGCCGCAGCTGAAGCGATTTCTAAACAGTTTGTAGAGGTGCTGATTGCACCTAGCTTTAGCGCTGAAGCTAAAGCAATATTTGCCGCCAAACAAAATGTGCGACTCTTAGAGATTCCACTGGGCACTGCATTTAATGCTTTTGACTTTAAGCGTGTTGGTGGTGGCTTACTAGTTCAGTCTCCTGATGCAAAGAACGTGCTTGAGAACGAAATGTGCGTTGTGAGTAAGCGCCTCCCAACTCCAAGCGAAATGCACGACATGATGTTTGCTTGGCGCGTTGCGAAGTTTGTGAAGTCTAATGCGATTGTGTATTGTGCTAATGGCATGACTCTCGGTATTGGTGCTGGACAAATGAGCCGCGTAGACTCTGCTCGCATGGCAAGCATTAAGGCTGAAAATGCTGGCCTCAGCCTCAAAGGCTCAGCAGTAGCGAGTGATGCCTTCTTCCCATTTCGCGATGGCTTAGATGTCGTTGTGAACGGCGGAGCAAGCTGCGCTATCCAACCGGGTGGCAGTATGCGTGATGATGAAATCATTGCAGCAGCTGATGAGCACGGCATTGCCATGATCTTTACTGGCACACGCCACTTCCGCCACTAA
- the ruvC gene encoding crossover junction endodeoxyribonuclease RuvC — protein sequence MRWIGIDPGLRTTGFGVIDVDGQKLTYVASGTIESGDPDQGLPIRLGILYSGIKEVLETYRPEQAAIEEVFLNVNPRSTLMLGQARGAVIAALVSDKLPVAEYSALRVKQSIVGTGRATKPQVQEMVKRLLRLSRAPGTDAADALGVAICAAHHAQIPKAITTALAPKKNSKK from the coding sequence ATGCGCTGGATAGGAATCGACCCCGGTCTACGAACAACCGGTTTTGGCGTCATTGATGTTGATGGCCAAAAACTGACCTACGTAGCCTCTGGGACAATTGAAAGTGGTGATCCAGACCAAGGCCTGCCTATTAGATTGGGGATCCTGTATTCGGGGATCAAAGAGGTTTTAGAGACCTACCGCCCAGAGCAAGCAGCTATCGAAGAAGTGTTTCTGAACGTCAATCCTCGCTCCACGCTCATGCTGGGTCAAGCGCGAGGTGCGGTAATTGCAGCCTTAGTATCTGACAAGCTCCCTGTTGCCGAGTACAGCGCACTGAGAGTGAAGCAATCGATTGTGGGAACCGGTAGAGCTACTAAGCCACAAGTTCAAGAAATGGTGAAGCGCTTACTGCGCCTGAGCCGCGCACCCGGAACAGATGCGGCAGATGCTTTAGGGGTAGCTATTTGCGCTGCACATCATGCCCAGATTCCGAAAGCAATTACTACAGCTCTTGCACCCAAAAAGAATAGCAAGAAATAA
- the ruvA gene encoding Holliday junction branch migration protein RuvA, giving the protein MIGRIQGILVSVHPPRLLVDCQGVGYEIDVPMSTLYQLPETNQKIILLTHFQVREDAQQLFGFATETEREAFRQLIKISGVGSRTALAVLSGMSVNELAQAIAMQEAGRLTQVPGIGKKTAERLCLELKGKLAPDLGIVGGKPQAVEVSSEVLQALLALGYSEKEAHLALKQIPPDSTVSDGIRMGLKYLSKTS; this is encoded by the coding sequence ATGATTGGTCGCATTCAAGGAATCCTCGTTTCAGTTCATCCGCCCCGCCTCTTGGTTGATTGCCAAGGTGTTGGCTATGAGATCGATGTGCCCATGAGCACCCTGTATCAATTACCAGAGACTAATCAAAAAATCATACTTCTCACACATTTTCAAGTCCGAGAAGATGCGCAGCAACTCTTTGGCTTTGCCACTGAAACTGAGCGTGAAGCATTTAGACAACTGATTAAGATTAGTGGCGTTGGTTCACGCACGGCACTTGCCGTACTTTCTGGCATGAGTGTCAATGAATTGGCCCAAGCAATTGCCATGCAAGAAGCAGGACGCCTGACTCAAGTCCCCGGCATTGGTAAAAAGACTGCTGAACGTCTTTGCCTCGAACTCAAAGGTAAGCTAGCTCCAGATTTAGGAATCGTTGGCGGTAAGCCCCAGGCAGTTGAAGTAAGCAGCGAGGTATTGCAGGCCCTCTTGGCGCTGGGTTATTCAGAAAAAGAGGCTCATCTCGCCCTCAAACAAATCCCGCCGGATAGCACCGTATCAGATGGCATCCGCATGGGTCTGAAATACCTCTCGAAGACTTCATAA
- the ruvB gene encoding Holliday junction branch migration DNA helicase RuvB codes for MAIHTEDLSSIPEDLPEGNDRIVSGAVGNSEAVFERALRPKQLDEYVGQTKARAQLEIFITATRARQEALDHVLLFGPPGLGKTTLAHIIARELGVNLRQTSGPVLDRPGDLAALLTNLEANDVLFIDEIHRLSPVVEEILYPALEDYSLDIMIGEGPAARSVKIDLKPFTLIGATTRAGMLTNPLRDRFGIVARLEFYTTEELTKIITRSASLLKADIDPEGSMEIAKRARGTPRIANRLLRRVRDYAEVKGTGTITKAMADAALKMLDVDPSGFDVMDRKLLEAILHKFDGGPVGIDNLAAAISEERDTIEDVLEPYLIQQGYLQRTSRGRVATRQAYEHFGLTPPSDNGQIS; via the coding sequence ATGGCAATCCACACAGAAGACCTCAGCTCAATCCCCGAAGATTTACCGGAAGGCAATGACCGCATTGTTAGTGGCGCGGTAGGCAATTCTGAGGCAGTTTTTGAAAGGGCCCTGCGCCCAAAACAACTTGATGAATATGTTGGCCAAACTAAGGCTCGTGCCCAATTAGAGATTTTCATTACAGCGACTAGAGCAAGACAAGAAGCTCTGGATCACGTTCTCTTGTTTGGCCCTCCCGGGCTTGGTAAAACCACTCTAGCCCACATTATCGCCAGAGAGCTTGGTGTGAACTTACGCCAAACCAGTGGCCCGGTTTTGGATAGACCTGGTGACCTTGCAGCATTGTTGACCAATTTAGAAGCAAATGATGTGCTCTTTATTGATGAGATTCATCGCCTCTCTCCGGTAGTTGAAGAGATCCTATATCCCGCTCTTGAGGACTATAGCTTAGACATCATGATTGGTGAGGGTCCTGCAGCGCGTAGCGTCAAGATTGATCTCAAGCCATTTACTTTGATTGGTGCCACTACTCGTGCCGGCATGCTCACCAATCCCCTACGTGATCGCTTTGGCATTGTGGCAAGACTCGAGTTCTACACGACCGAAGAGCTCACCAAAATTATTACGCGTTCCGCTAGCTTGCTTAAAGCCGATATTGACCCCGAGGGATCAATGGAGATTGCGAAGCGCGCTAGAGGTACTCCACGTATTGCCAATCGATTATTACGTCGAGTGCGTGACTATGCTGAAGTCAAGGGTACTGGCACCATCACTAAAGCGATGGCTGACGCAGCCTTGAAGATGCTCGATGTCGACCCCAGTGGTTTTGATGTGATGGATAGAAAATTATTGGAAGCCATCTTGCATAAGTTTGATGGTGGCCCCGTTGGGATTGATAACTTAGCAGCAGCGATTAGTGAAGAGCGTGACACTATTGAGGATGTATTAGAGCCTTACCTGATTCAACAAGGCTACCTACAAAGAACCTCTCGTGGGAGAGTGGCAACCCGTCAAGCCTATGAGCATTTTGGCTTAACACCACCTAGTGATAATGGTCAGATAAGCTAA
- a CDS encoding HPP family protein: protein MRHSLRYLLKKYTFYFGGDQPHISWLERFRSGFGIFVGLLLVLTISKYLGDLSGVNEWLMASLGASALLVFVLPQSPMAQPWAVITGNTLSALVGISVIHFVDDPLMAMSFAASLSIFGMFILRCLHPPAAAIALIVVLGNVMHYRYAFFPIMIDSVVLVLVGAAYSNLTGKSYPNRPN, encoded by the coding sequence ATGAGACATTCGCTTAGATATCTTTTAAAGAAATATACTTTTTATTTTGGCGGAGATCAGCCACATATTTCTTGGTTAGAGCGCTTTCGATCAGGGTTCGGTATATTTGTAGGCCTTTTACTTGTACTCACTATCTCAAAGTATCTTGGAGATCTCAGTGGTGTCAATGAGTGGCTTATGGCTTCCCTCGGTGCTAGTGCTTTACTAGTTTTTGTACTTCCACAGAGCCCTATGGCCCAACCTTGGGCGGTCATTACCGGCAATACCTTATCTGCTTTAGTCGGTATTTCAGTAATTCATTTTGTAGACGATCCGCTGATGGCAATGTCATTTGCAGCTAGCTTATCCATTTTTGGAATGTTTATTTTGCGCTGCTTGCATCCCCCAGCCGCTGCAATTGCTTTAATTGTGGTGCTTGGTAATGTCATGCATTATCGGTATGCATTTTTTCCAATAATGATAGATTCTGTAGTGCTAGTTTTGGTTGGAGCGGCCTACAGTAACTTAACAGGTAAAAGTTACCCCAATAGACCAAACTAG
- the tyrS gene encoding tyrosine--tRNA ligase, whose amino-acid sequence MTAKPEQKYPLTPEVFAALEVTKRGCDELLVEADWIQKLAKSQATATPLRIKLGLDPTAPDIHLGHTVVLNKLRQLQDLGHTVIFLIGDFTSMIGDPSGRNATRPPLTAEEIAVNAQTYYRQASMVLDPAKTEVRYNSEWCDPLGARGMIQLAARYTVAQMLERDDFTKRYRSGVPISVHEFLYPLMQGYDSVALKSDLELGGTDQKFNLLVGRELQREYGQEPQCILTMPLLVGLDGVDKMSKSKGNYIGISEPAGEMFGKLLSISDELMWDYFTLLSFRPMAEIDLMKQEVAAGRNPKDCKVLLAQEIVARFHSQAAAEKALEDFNHRAKGGIPDEIPEVSLTGAPMGIASLLKAAGLAPSTSEAIRNIEQNGVKIDGATVADKQLKIEAGIFVVQVGKRKFAKVTLVK is encoded by the coding sequence ATGACGGCTAAACCAGAACAAAAATACCCACTGACCCCCGAAGTTTTTGCAGCCCTTGAAGTGACTAAAAGGGGGTGTGATGAGTTATTGGTTGAGGCCGATTGGATTCAGAAGCTGGCTAAGAGCCAGGCAACAGCCACGCCTTTGCGTATTAAGTTGGGCTTGGATCCTACTGCCCCTGATATTCATTTGGGTCATACAGTTGTTTTGAACAAATTACGTCAGCTCCAAGATTTAGGTCATACCGTGATTTTCTTGATTGGTGATTTCACGAGCATGATTGGCGATCCTTCTGGACGCAATGCAACACGCCCACCACTGACTGCAGAAGAAATTGCCGTCAATGCGCAGACTTACTACCGTCAAGCGAGCATGGTGCTAGATCCCGCTAAAACGGAAGTCCGCTATAACAGCGAGTGGTGTGATCCATTAGGTGCACGCGGCATGATTCAGTTAGCGGCGCGATATACCGTTGCGCAAATGTTGGAGCGCGATGACTTTACCAAGCGCTACCGCAGTGGTGTACCCATTTCTGTACATGAGTTCTTATATCCATTGATGCAGGGCTACGACTCTGTTGCTTTGAAGAGTGACTTAGAGCTTGGCGGTACTGATCAGAAATTTAATCTCTTAGTTGGTCGCGAACTCCAACGTGAGTATGGCCAAGAGCCACAATGTATCTTGACAATGCCACTCCTCGTTGGTTTGGATGGCGTGGATAAGATGAGTAAGTCCAAAGGTAATTACATTGGCATTAGCGAGCCTGCTGGTGAGATGTTTGGCAAGCTCTTAAGCATCTCCGATGAATTGATGTGGGATTACTTCACATTATTGTCATTCCGCCCTATGGCTGAAATTGATTTAATGAAGCAAGAAGTTGCTGCCGGTAGAAATCCTAAAGATTGCAAAGTGCTACTCGCACAAGAAATCGTTGCTCGTTTCCATTCGCAAGCTGCTGCAGAAAAAGCACTTGAAGACTTCAATCACCGCGCTAAAGGTGGTATACCTGACGAGATTCCAGAAGTTAGTCTGACTGGTGCTCCTATGGGCATCGCCAGCCTTCTCAAGGCTGCAGGCCTTGCCCCATCAACATCAGAGGCGATACGCAACATCGAGCAAAACGGTGTGAAGATTGATGGCGCAACAGTGGCTGACAAACAATTAAAAATCGAGGCCGGTATCTTTGTTGTGCAAGTAGGTAAACGTAAATTTGCCAAGGTGACACTGGTTAAATAG
- a CDS encoding anhydro-N-acetylmuramic acid kinase, with translation MNKPHPLYIGLMSGTSLDGIDAVLARIGVAGDTSLLGSMSTTFTPELRKALLDLQSPGPNEIHRENQAANALAIAYADVVKHLLAQNNLSPEDISAIGAHGQTIRHQADLAHHLAYTHQTLNPALLAELTGIDVIADFRSRDLAAGGHGAPLVPAFHAQQFATDKNIAVLNLGGIANLTLLPSKGEVKGFDCGPGNMLMDAWIADQQGHTFDENGTWASQGKVNPALLSSMMTDAFFAKAPPKSTGRDDFHLEWLQKHIGSENINSEDVQATLLQLTVDSSLQAVLRYAPQTQILIVCGGGTRNTALLDLFKVKTKEVFKSPLEIVTSDALGIDPQLVEGLAFAWLAWAHKEKRPANLPAVTGAKGPRILGACYPA, from the coding sequence ATGAATAAGCCCCACCCACTCTATATTGGCCTGATGTCTGGCACCAGCCTAGATGGGATAGATGCTGTGCTGGCAAGGATTGGGGTAGCTGGTGATACCAGCCTTTTGGGGTCCATGAGCACTACCTTTACCCCTGAGTTGCGTAAAGCTCTTCTGGACTTACAGAGTCCGGGGCCAAACGAGATTCATCGGGAAAATCAGGCTGCCAATGCCCTCGCGATAGCCTATGCAGATGTAGTCAAGCATTTGCTCGCCCAGAATAATCTTTCCCCTGAAGATATCAGTGCAATTGGCGCCCATGGTCAGACCATTCGCCATCAAGCCGATCTTGCCCATCATCTGGCTTATACACACCAAACCCTCAACCCCGCGCTGCTTGCAGAGCTGACCGGGATTGATGTCATCGCAGACTTTAGAAGTCGCGACCTCGCTGCGGGCGGTCATGGCGCCCCCTTAGTGCCAGCCTTTCATGCACAACAGTTTGCTACGGATAAAAATATTGCCGTCCTTAATCTCGGTGGCATTGCCAATCTCACTCTCCTGCCAAGCAAGGGTGAAGTAAAAGGATTTGATTGTGGTCCTGGCAACATGTTGATGGATGCCTGGATTGCGGATCAACAAGGGCACACCTTTGATGAAAATGGTACCTGGGCATCTCAAGGCAAAGTCAATCCAGCACTACTTTCAAGCATGATGACTGATGCATTTTTTGCAAAAGCACCGCCAAAAAGTACAGGCCGTGACGACTTTCATTTGGAGTGGCTACAAAAGCATATTGGCTCAGAAAATATCAACTCAGAAGATGTGCAAGCTACGCTGTTGCAGCTGACTGTGGACTCGTCACTCCAAGCGGTGCTACGTTATGCACCGCAAACCCAGATTCTGATTGTCTGTGGTGGCGGCACCCGCAATACTGCATTACTAGATTTGTTCAAAGTCAAAACTAAAGAGGTATTTAAAAGCCCACTTGAGATTGTGACCAGCGATGCACTTGGGATTGATCCACAACTAGTAGAAGGTCTTGCATTCGCATGGTTGGCGTGGGCTCATAAAGAAAAACGGCCAGCAAATCTGCCAGCCGTTACAGGAGCGAAAGGTCCTAGGATTCTAGGCGCTTGCTATCCAGCTTAG
- the erpA gene encoding iron-sulfur cluster insertion protein ErpA, with protein sequence MTQLATQPVQDLAEPPTPLVFTDSAAAKVADLIAEEGNPELKLRVFVQGGGCSGFQYGFTFDDAVNEDDTLFEKNGVTLLVDSMSFQYLVGAEIDYKEDINGSQFVIKNPNAQTTCGCGSSFSA encoded by the coding sequence ATGACCCAATTAGCTACGCAACCAGTACAAGACTTAGCCGAGCCACCAACTCCCTTGGTGTTTACGGATAGCGCCGCTGCAAAAGTGGCTGACTTGATTGCTGAAGAAGGTAATCCAGAATTGAAGCTACGCGTATTCGTTCAAGGTGGTGGTTGCTCAGGATTTCAATATGGCTTCACATTTGACGATGCTGTGAATGAAGATGACACTCTATTTGAAAAGAATGGCGTGACTTTGTTGGTGGATTCAATGAGCTTCCAATATTTAGTTGGCGCTGAGATTGATTACAAAGAAGATATCAACGGTTCACAGTTCGTAATCAAAAATCCAAATGCCCAAACTACTTGTGGTTGCGGCTCTTCTTTCTCCGCATAA